The Methanoplanus sp. FWC-SCC4 genome has a window encoding:
- a CDS encoding DUF169 domain-containing protein has translation MKCIINEKMKPEFSPVALLWSNEKPEDALEFRQGSHSCVMYPFARVAAEGKTAVFSAETTGCPGAISGFGFGNGYYNAFGGAGVEFMACFFSKGSESAKDPVSYEKLIEHVPKNEKEKFTKGERLHSSREKAVRWMTEEFPSVDIPKHYVILKPLSEVNGNEKPVSVIFIVNPLQISALTILVGSVCEGTEPVTAPPAAACQQIGAYVYREAKAEKQRAVIGFTDLAARKNIRKTLGDDILTFAVPYSLFVRMEKEAEDGVFDGPIWRDLVKEE, from the coding sequence ATGAAGTGTATTATAAATGAAAAAATGAAACCTGAATTTTCTCCTGTCGCTCTTCTATGGAGTAATGAAAAACCGGAGGATGCTCTTGAGTTTCGTCAGGGATCCCACAGCTGTGTAATGTACCCTTTTGCAAGAGTTGCAGCTGAAGGAAAGACTGCTGTTTTTAGTGCAGAAACAACTGGGTGTCCCGGGGCAATATCCGGATTTGGGTTTGGCAACGGTTACTATAATGCCTTTGGTGGTGCTGGTGTGGAATTCATGGCGTGTTTTTTTTCAAAGGGTTCTGAGAGTGCCAAAGATCCTGTTTCATATGAAAAACTTATTGAGCATGTTCCAAAAAATGAGAAGGAAAAATTCACTAAAGGTGAGCGGCTTCATTCCTCCCGAGAGAAGGCAGTAAGGTGGATGACAGAAGAATTTCCATCAGTAGATATTCCGAAACATTATGTAATCCTCAAACCACTCAGTGAAGTAAATGGTAATGAAAAACCTGTTTCGGTTATCTTTATTGTAAATCCGCTTCAGATCTCTGCACTTACAATTCTTGTCGGTTCAGTTTGTGAAGGGACTGAACCGGTGACAGCACCTCCGGCAGCTGCCTGTCAGCAGATTGGAGCATATGTATACCGTGAAGCAAAAGCCGAAAAACAGCGTGCAGTTATCGGGTTTACGGATCTTGCAGCACGAAAAAATATCCGAAAGACCCTTGGTGATGACATTCTTACTTTTGCTGTTCCATACTCTCTCTTTGTGAGGATGGAAAAGGAGGCAGAAGATGGTGTTTTTGATGGTCCGATCTGGAGAGATCTTGTAAAGGAAGAATGA
- a CDS encoding MFS transporter, producing MTVIQSQISGVTGKTKVVLLFSSMMTVMAGAIISPSLPELREHFSDIQGIDILAPLVLTIVALSIILFSPMVGILSDRIGRRCVFLISLLLYVLGGTGGLYLDSIWILLASRVVLGAGVAGIATCTLSLAADYFEGEERTGFIALITAFMGLGGVFFVFLGGFLAEAGWRYPYLLYVIPLFILPFAYFFVPDLRACKVGIAGKNMKNKKEVNRQTVILIYTLIFVGMVIFYLLPTQLPFFLRGKGIGSAVLAGSALAVLNLTQVGITLWYRSKGHRVDKKYLILLFFLFAGTANLFLSMISTYAGVIISMVIFGAGFGLLIPICNAWITDIAPDESRGKLVGGLNTAVYAGQFLSPVLAWPVVSLFGYGAPFGLYSVFGAFCMLICFAGAVVFLFFRRER from the coding sequence ATGACAGTTATTCAGTCACAGATCTCAGGTGTTACCGGTAAAACAAAAGTTGTGTTGTTATTTTCATCGATGATGACAGTAATGGCAGGTGCAATTATCTCGCCGTCGCTTCCTGAACTTAGGGAACATTTCTCAGACATTCAGGGCATCGATATTCTGGCTCCTCTTGTGCTGACCATCGTTGCACTGAGCATTATTCTTTTCTCACCTATGGTTGGTATACTCTCAGACAGAATCGGGAGAAGGTGTGTTTTTCTTATTTCACTTTTGCTGTATGTCCTTGGGGGGACTGGTGGACTCTACCTTGATTCAATATGGATTCTTCTTGCAAGCCGCGTTGTGCTTGGTGCAGGAGTAGCTGGTATTGCCACCTGCACCCTTTCCCTTGCCGCTGATTATTTTGAAGGAGAGGAGAGAACAGGTTTTATTGCTCTGATTACGGCCTTTATGGGCCTTGGTGGTGTGTTCTTTGTATTCCTGGGGGGATTTCTGGCTGAGGCGGGGTGGCGTTACCCTTATTTGCTGTATGTGATCCCTCTTTTTATCCTGCCTTTTGCTTATTTTTTTGTTCCCGATTTGCGTGCATGCAAAGTTGGCATCGCAGGAAAGAACATGAAAAATAAAAAGGAGGTGAACAGGCAAACAGTCATCCTGATCTATACCCTAATTTTTGTTGGGATGGTGATCTTTTATCTCCTGCCCACCCAGCTTCCCTTCTTCCTCAGGGGTAAGGGCATTGGTTCAGCGGTGCTGGCCGGCAGTGCTCTCGCCGTTTTGAACCTGACGCAGGTTGGAATTACTCTCTGGTATCGGAGTAAAGGACACAGAGTTGACAAAAAATATCTTATCCTCCTCTTTTTCTTATTTGCAGGCACTGCAAACCTGTTTCTCTCTATGATCTCAACTTATGCGGGGGTAATTATCAGCATGGTGATCTTCGGAGCAGGTTTTGGCTTACTGATCCCTATCTGTAATGCATGGATCACAGATATTGCTCCGGATGAATCCCGTGGAAAACTTGTAGGCGGGCTGAACACTGCTGTTTATGCCGGCCAGTTCCTCTCACCTGTCCTTGCCTGGCCGGTTGTCTCTCTGTTTGGATACGGGGCGCCTTTTGGTCTTTATTCTGTGTTTGGAGCTTTCTGTATGCTGATCTGCTTTGCAGGTGCCGTAGTTTTTCTTTTTTTCAGGAGGGAAAGGTGA
- a CDS encoding DUF3089 domain-containing protein, which yields MNIIINLSVALLFVFAVLFTCCNTTVSTRKKEDVLTLEDLRGKELGIPQTLPPFDPDRDVPDAPDYTSRESWLSMPANFSSEKQPVDVFWVYPTILSDNSTYLMDTSDPDLRARAYWTLVEQASIFDGQANIYAPLYRQNNVKINPLMLTDARPIFDLGQHDLISAFDYFLKNFNRGERPIILAAHSQGSVRVVELSKSGELLTKDSESLKRLVAAYVIGYSITPSDLEINPLIRISENPTDTGCFITYNTISDEEGKEKEGPTIIPGTFVVNPLNWSMDTEFAPASMNIEAVFFKHEHPENPDRYPNFAAAQVSGNALVITDIKNPKELPATSVTFPKGVYHMYDYAIFYGNLRKNVGERIRSYLDPEKEISR from the coding sequence ATGAATATTATAATCAATCTCAGTGTGGCTCTTTTGTTTGTATTCGCAGTCTTATTTACATGCTGCAATACAACAGTTTCAACCCGTAAAAAAGAAGATGTGCTTACCCTTGAGGACCTGAGGGGGAAGGAACTTGGAATTCCTCAGACTCTGCCGCCTTTTGATCCCGACAGGGATGTTCCGGATGCTCCGGATTATACCAGCCGTGAAAGCTGGCTTTCGATGCCTGCAAATTTCAGCAGTGAAAAACAGCCTGTTGATGTTTTCTGGGTTTATCCGACAATTCTCTCTGATAATTCAACTTATTTGATGGATACAAGCGATCCCGATTTGCGTGCCCGGGCATACTGGACGCTTGTCGAACAGGCCAGCATATTTGACGGGCAGGCAAATATCTACGCACCGCTTTATCGGCAGAACAATGTCAAAATCAACCCGCTGATGCTAACTGATGCACGACCAATATTTGACCTGGGCCAGCATGACCTTATCTCAGCGTTTGACTACTTCCTTAAGAATTTCAACCGGGGAGAAAGACCGATAATTCTTGCGGCCCACAGTCAGGGGTCTGTCAGGGTGGTTGAACTATCAAAGTCCGGAGAGCTTCTGACAAAGGATTCTGAGTCCCTGAAGCGACTTGTTGCTGCCTATGTCATTGGGTATTCGATAACACCATCCGATCTTGAGATAAACCCCCTGATTAGGATCAGTGAAAATCCAACCGATACTGGCTGCTTTATTACATACAATACCATCTCTGATGAGGAAGGAAAGGAAAAGGAAGGCCCGACCATAATTCCCGGAACTTTTGTAGTAAATCCTCTTAACTGGAGTATGGATACTGAATTTGCACCTGCATCTATGAATATTGAAGCTGTGTTTTTTAAGCATGAGCACCCGGAAAATCCTGACAGGTATCCGAATTTCGCGGCGGCACAGGTGTCTGGCAATGCTCTTGTTATTACTGATATAAAAAATCCCAAAGAGCTTCCGGCAACAAGTGTCACATTCCCAAAGGGCGTGTACCATATGTATGACTATGCAATATTTTATGGAAATCTGAGGAAGAATGTCGGGGAGAGAATCAGATCATATCTGGATCCGGAAAAAGAGATCTCCAGATAA
- a CDS encoding HepT-like ribonuclease domain-containing protein → MSKRDITLFLEDITEAAGRISDYIDNYSKKEFENDQKTIDAVVRNIEIIGEAVSNIPEDFRDKYPHIPWKRIVGVRNIVIHKYFGVDTNTLWVIINEQLPGFKSEISEIINNIKND, encoded by the coding sequence ATGTCAAAGCGTGACATCACATTATTTCTAGAAGATATTACAGAGGCCGCCGGAAGAATTTCAGATTATATAGACAATTATTCAAAAAAAGAATTTGAAAATGATCAAAAGACCATTGATGCGGTTGTAAGAAACATTGAGATAATCGGAGAAGCTGTCTCAAACATACCGGAGGATTTTCGGGATAAATATCCTCATATTCCGTGGAAGAGAATAGTTGGAGTCAGGAATATTGTTATTCACAAATATTTTGGTGTTGATACCAACACACTATGGGTAATAATAAACGAACAGCTACCCGGATTTAAATCAGAAATCTCAGAAATAATTAACAACATTAAGAACGACTAA
- a CDS encoding nucleotidyltransferase family protein has product MNSDKYSYKKTERKEELDTIVATLNKNYTRLSQKYKISEISVIGSYARGEQTENSDLDIMVDFFEPVGWEVVDLRDELEELLKLKIDLVLKAGVIQRKRVYDGILEDIVYVKA; this is encoded by the coding sequence ATGAATTCTGACAAATACTCCTATAAAAAAACAGAAAGAAAAGAGGAACTGGATACAATAGTTGCGACCCTGAATAAAAATTACACCCGCCTCTCACAGAAATACAAAATATCCGAGATCAGCGTAATAGGATCATATGCAAGAGGAGAACAGACAGAGAACAGCGATCTTGATATAATGGTCGACTTTTTTGAGCCTGTCGGATGGGAAGTGGTTGATCTAAGGGATGAACTCGAGGAACTGCTTAAATTAAAAATAGATCTGGTTCTTAAAGCAGGTGTAATTCAAAGGAAACGAGTGTATGACGGGATTTTAGAGGATATAGTATATGTCAAAGCGTGA